The following coding sequences are from one Mycobacterium bourgelatii window:
- a CDS encoding class I SAM-dependent methyltransferase, whose protein sequence is MTAPRRVLNGAVTNMWSLLSPAYDLPFLQQWIYRPPHDEVIAALRAHGADKIADIACGTGVLSSRIERELRPAEIYGVDMSDGMLSQARAKSERVQWLRAPAEQLPFDDGVLDAVVTTSAFHFFDQPAALREFHRVLAPGGLVAVATLSARQPLLQIPSASRWKPQHNPSPKEMRALFEDAGFTITDQHRVRRPVWTQLLSDLITVGTKGE, encoded by the coding sequence GTGACTGCGCCGCGCCGCGTGCTCAACGGCGCGGTCACCAACATGTGGAGCCTGCTGTCGCCGGCGTACGACCTGCCGTTTCTGCAGCAGTGGATCTATCGGCCGCCGCACGACGAGGTTATTGCGGCGCTACGCGCCCACGGTGCCGACAAGATCGCCGACATTGCCTGCGGCACGGGCGTACTCAGCAGTCGGATCGAGCGGGAACTACGACCCGCGGAGATCTACGGCGTCGACATGTCCGACGGCATGCTCAGCCAGGCTCGCGCGAAATCCGAACGGGTGCAATGGCTGCGCGCACCGGCGGAGCAACTACCCTTCGACGACGGGGTTCTTGACGCGGTCGTGACCACCTCGGCGTTCCACTTCTTCGACCAACCGGCCGCGCTGCGGGAGTTCCATCGGGTGTTGGCCCCCGGCGGTCTGGTGGCCGTCGCGACACTGAGCGCGCGCCAACCGCTGCTGCAAATCCCCTCGGCCAGTAGGTGGAAACCTCAGCACAACCCGTCGCCCAAGGAAATGCGCGCCCTGTTCGAAGACGCAGGATTCACCATCACCGACCAGCATCGCGTCCGACGACCGGTGTGGACCCAGCTGCTGTCCGATTTGATCACCGTTGGTACGAAAGGCGAATAG
- a CDS encoding serine/threonine-protein kinase, with protein sequence MSLEVGQEFAGYTIVRKLGAGGMGAVYLARHPRLPREDALKVLPADVTNDPHYRARFEREAEIAAALSHPSIVGIHDRGEYEGRLWISMDYVDGTDAAELLATRYTGGMPVDEVVAIITAVASALDYAHHRGLLHRDVKPANILLTQPDGQPRRVFLADFGIARRMDDAARLTQTNMAVGTAAYAAPEQLMGESLDGRADQYALACTAFHLLTGTRPYSDSNLAVVISQQVTAPPPSIAARRPELAALDPVFATAMAKHSAQRFASCQEFAQQLEQYLTDASYVFETRAAPVVTVPEADGRRRRSPLLVGALAAVVLLVVAVGIFAGVALTQQQGPTATASGPLAGTYRADFGPTIGLDAPPSLGTTALTATYGLRSVCETGGCVATATRRGGAQLGPAALVFDQIGGRWVFVAVDPGQCEGAAADSWQVMTLQPGSDGTLSGEYTTNTGGSCVERRTVTFTRIGDADLNDISDPARQPKRVVSPAEALRGHYHLTRTFTDGSPPLQASLAGTTYCLRTGDRCTSFLHDAFGGLPMVFADGVWTYAIQREDTCPTSGANAQVQVTGQFSVPQVPQDPITTLSGHGHQSISDSCGDSDFDETLTRTGD encoded by the coding sequence ATGTCCCTTGAAGTTGGCCAGGAGTTCGCCGGCTACACGATCGTGCGGAAGCTCGGTGCGGGCGGGATGGGCGCGGTGTACTTGGCGCGGCATCCACGATTGCCCCGCGAGGATGCCTTGAAGGTGTTGCCGGCGGACGTTACCAACGATCCGCACTATCGCGCGCGATTCGAGCGCGAGGCCGAAATTGCGGCGGCGCTGTCCCATCCGAGCATCGTCGGCATTCATGACCGCGGGGAATATGAGGGTCGGTTGTGGATCTCGATGGACTACGTGGACGGCACCGACGCGGCTGAGCTGCTTGCGACGAGGTACACGGGCGGGATGCCGGTCGACGAAGTGGTGGCGATCATCACCGCCGTCGCTTCGGCGCTGGATTATGCACACCACCGCGGACTGTTGCACCGCGACGTCAAACCGGCCAACATCCTGCTGACTCAACCTGACGGGCAGCCGCGGCGAGTGTTTTTGGCGGACTTCGGCATTGCACGACGGATGGATGATGCGGCGCGCCTGACTCAGACCAATATGGCGGTGGGAACAGCGGCCTACGCCGCGCCCGAGCAGTTGATGGGTGAGTCCCTTGACGGTCGCGCCGACCAATATGCGTTGGCCTGCACGGCTTTTCACCTACTAACCGGCACTCGCCCGTACAGCGACTCCAATCTCGCGGTGGTGATCAGCCAACAGGTCACCGCCCCGCCGCCCTCGATCGCAGCCCGCCGCCCGGAGTTGGCCGCACTGGATCCGGTGTTCGCCACCGCGATGGCCAAGCACTCGGCCCAGCGTTTCGCCAGCTGCCAGGAGTTCGCCCAACAGTTGGAGCAATATCTCACCGACGCGTCCTACGTGTTCGAGACCCGCGCCGCCCCCGTGGTGACGGTGCCGGAGGCCGACGGTCGGCGCCGCCGCTCGCCCCTGCTCGTCGGCGCGTTGGCGGCCGTCGTGTTGCTTGTCGTTGCCGTCGGCATCTTCGCGGGCGTCGCGCTCACCCAGCAGCAGGGCCCGACCGCCACCGCGAGTGGTCCCTTGGCCGGGACCTATCGCGCCGACTTCGGACCGACGATCGGGCTCGATGCCCCACCGAGTCTAGGGACAACGGCGCTGACGGCTACGTACGGCCTCCGGTCGGTGTGTGAGACGGGTGGTTGTGTGGCTACGGCAACACGTCGCGGTGGCGCCCAGCTGGGGCCCGCGGCGCTGGTGTTCGACCAGATCGGCGGACGTTGGGTGTTCGTCGCAGTGGACCCTGGTCAATGCGAAGGCGCCGCTGCCGACTCGTGGCAGGTAATGACGTTGCAACCAGGTTCCGACGGCACTCTCAGCGGGGAGTACACGACGAATACCGGCGGTTCGTGTGTCGAACGACGAACCGTGACCTTCACCCGCATAGGCGACGCCGATCTGAACGACATCTCAGACCCGGCCCGCCAACCCAAGCGAGTCGTGTCGCCCGCCGAAGCGCTGCGCGGTCATTACCACTTGACAAGGACTTTCACGGACGGGAGCCCCCCGCTACAAGCCAGCTTGGCCGGCACTACCTACTGTCTACGCACCGGCGATCGGTGCACCAGCTTCCTGCACGATGCCTTCGGTGGATTGCCGATGGTCTTCGCCGACGGCGTCTGGACGTATGCGATACAGCGGGAGGACACCTGTCCGACGTCCGGCGCGAACGCCCAGGTGCAGGTCACGGGGCAGTTTTCGGTGCCGCAAGTGCCGCAGGATCCGATCACGACGTTGAGCGGGCACGGTCACCAAAGCATCAGCGATTCCTGCGGTGACAGCGACTTCGACGAAACGCTTACGCGCACTGGTGATTAG
- a CDS encoding sensor domain-containing protein encodes MAGGDASPRGHTTLKLGSQTLRWFVLVLCIALAGCTSVVGGTPTAAPRGAGPSGPIQPSQLDDLLTPSASFSVVPNHPLTEDDMQAALFIGADPAKCHGAVAFGRFPLFPSNYTGREARTQQDHLKDQHQLLEVSAAYPSNFDAAGFLASVRNTVSGCQHPVSAWADDERRMTVTPAALMPSAPEIVHWMTTLNGQRWICEFAVIAKANVVSEIVTCSPDRSVDINPLATKRLEKINQLLSFTA; translated from the coding sequence ATGGCGGGCGGTGACGCATCGCCGCGCGGGCACACCACTCTCAAGCTCGGGAGCCAAACGTTGCGCTGGTTTGTCCTGGTGTTGTGCATTGCGCTTGCGGGATGCACCAGCGTGGTCGGCGGCACCCCGACGGCCGCGCCGAGAGGCGCCGGTCCCAGCGGTCCCATCCAGCCTTCTCAGCTGGACGATCTGTTGACGCCGTCGGCGTCGTTCTCGGTGGTGCCGAACCATCCGCTGACTGAGGATGACATGCAGGCCGCGTTGTTCATCGGGGCCGATCCGGCGAAGTGCCATGGCGCGGTGGCGTTCGGTCGCTTCCCCTTGTTTCCGAGCAACTACACCGGTCGTGAGGCCCGCACCCAGCAAGACCATCTGAAGGACCAGCACCAGTTGCTCGAGGTTTCGGCCGCCTATCCGAGCAACTTCGATGCCGCCGGCTTTCTCGCCTCGGTACGCAACACGGTGTCCGGCTGCCAGCACCCCGTCAGCGCCTGGGCCGACGACGAGCGCAGGATGACCGTGACCCCGGCGGCGCTGATGCCGAGTGCGCCCGAGATCGTGCATTGGATGACGACTTTGAATGGCCAACGATGGATTTGCGAGTTCGCGGTGATCGCCAAGGCCAACGTCGTCTCGGAAATCGTCACCTGTTCGCCCGACCGCTCGGTGGACATCAATCCCTTGGCGACCAAGCGGCTCGAGAAGATCAACCAGCTACTCAGCTTCACCGCTTGA
- a CDS encoding serine/threonine-protein kinase codes for MALEVGQVFAGYTILRLLGSGGMGTVYLASHPRLPREDALKVLPADVTDDAEFRARFEREADLAATLSHPHIVGIHDRGEHDGQLWISMEYVEGTDAHHLLSQKFPTGMPIDQVVTIVNAVASALDYAHHLGLLHRDIKPANILLTEPSGQPRRVFLADFGLARRIDDPSGLTRTDVTVGTAAYAAPEQLTGEPLDGRTDQYALACTAYHLLTGGAPYGMSNLASMINQHLTAPPPVISERRPDLAGLDPVFAKAMAKNPADRYESCQEFARHLAQHLSIATQSVEVTQPTIDLKALDIRPPVRDEPKRRPRALLGALIAVAVLLVAGGVFAAVKLTQDEPSGGTAAPTAPPAPPANTGPFTGVYRADFGPPTTLTGEPAPGTKPSSATYAIRSACTSGGCVATASRVKGDPTFASTMVLDQIDGRWLAVALGSQQCRQAPAEVWQVFSLRPEAEGTFTGEYRSEVRNACADKRTVTFTRTGDVDINSLPDPSNQPKRVTSPAESLRGQYHLTRTFATLLPQQQTDLTVTTYCLRTGDRCMSYFYSENEDSPLVFDGANWVLDIGHAETAQGCTDLQVKTTGQYPLPQPAQDPIPLLTGHGNHQQTGNCAVSVDFDEIYARTGD; via the coding sequence ATGGCGCTGGAGGTTGGCCAGGTATTCGCCGGATACACAATCCTGCGGCTGCTGGGCTCGGGTGGGATGGGCACTGTCTATTTGGCGTCGCATCCGCGGCTGCCCCGTGAGGACGCGCTCAAGGTGCTTCCGGCGGACGTTACCGACGACGCTGAGTTTCGCGCCCGTTTCGAGCGCGAGGCTGACCTGGCGGCCACCCTGTCTCATCCGCACATCGTGGGGATCCATGACCGCGGCGAACATGACGGACAGCTATGGATCTCGATGGAGTATGTGGAGGGCACCGACGCTCACCACCTGTTGAGCCAGAAATTCCCGACCGGTATGCCCATCGACCAGGTCGTGACCATCGTCAATGCGGTCGCGTCGGCGCTGGACTACGCGCACCATCTCGGGCTGCTGCACCGCGACATCAAACCCGCGAACATCTTGCTGACCGAACCCAGTGGCCAGCCGCGACGCGTGTTTCTGGCCGACTTCGGCCTGGCCCGACGCATCGATGACCCGTCCGGGCTGACCAGGACCGATGTCACCGTCGGCACTGCGGCTTATGCGGCACCCGAGCAATTGACGGGCGAACCGCTAGATGGACGCACCGACCAGTACGCGTTGGCCTGCACCGCCTACCACTTGCTGACCGGTGGAGCGCCATACGGCATGTCCAACCTGGCCTCGATGATCAATCAGCACCTGACGGCGCCGCCGCCGGTGATCAGCGAGCGTCGCCCCGACCTCGCCGGACTGGATCCGGTTTTCGCCAAGGCGATGGCCAAGAACCCAGCCGACCGGTACGAAAGCTGCCAGGAGTTCGCCCGTCACCTCGCGCAACACCTCAGCATCGCCACCCAGAGCGTCGAGGTCACGCAGCCCACGATCGACCTGAAGGCCCTGGACATACGGCCTCCGGTGCGGGACGAACCCAAGCGACGGCCCCGCGCCCTGCTCGGCGCCCTGATCGCGGTCGCGGTCCTGCTCGTCGCCGGTGGCGTCTTTGCGGCCGTAAAGCTCACCCAGGACGAACCTTCAGGCGGCACCGCGGCCCCCACCGCTCCCCCTGCTCCCCCGGCCAACACCGGTCCATTCACCGGCGTTTACCGCGCCGACTTCGGCCCGCCCACCACTCTCACCGGCGAGCCCGCCCCGGGGACCAAACCGTCGTCGGCGACCTACGCGATTCGCTCGGCGTGCACGTCCGGTGGGTGCGTGGCCACCGCCTCGCGGGTAAAAGGCGACCCCACCTTCGCGTCAACCATGGTGCTCGATCAGATCGACGGACGGTGGCTGGCTGTGGCCCTCGGTTCGCAACAGTGCCGCCAAGCGCCCGCCGAAGTCTGGCAGGTGTTCTCACTGCGTCCCGAGGCCGAAGGCACGTTTACCGGCGAATACCGTTCGGAGGTCCGCAATGCCTGCGCGGATAAGCGAACGGTGACCTTCACCCGCACCGGCGACGTCGATATCAACAGCCTGCCCGACCCGAGCAACCAACCCAAGCGGGTGACGTCACCCGCCGAAAGCCTCCGCGGCCAATACCACCTCACGCGGACGTTCGCGACGTTGTTGCCGCAACAGCAGACGGACTTGACGGTCACCACCTACTGCCTCCGAACCGGCGACCGGTGCATGAGCTACTTCTACTCGGAGAACGAGGACAGCCCACTGGTGTTCGACGGCGCCAACTGGGTCCTGGACATCGGGCACGCCGAAACGGCCCAGGGCTGCACCGATCTCCAGGTGAAGACCACCGGGCAATACCCGCTCCCCCAGCCGGCACAAGACCCCATCCCGCTGCTCACCGGCCACGGTAACCACCAGCAGACCGGCAACTGCGCCGTCAGCGTGGACTTCGACGAAATATATGCTCGCACCGGCGATTAA
- a CDS encoding SAM-dependent methyltransferase encodes MPRTDNDTWDLATSVGATATMVAAARAIATNAPNPVINDQFAEPLVRAVGVDFFTRWVSGDLLAKDVDDDESSWKLEHMPDAMAARTRFFDAFFQDAAEAGIRQAVILASGLDSRAYRLAWPAGMKVFEIDQPEVIAFKAATLQGLGAAPTADLRTVAIDLRQDWPTALVEAGLDRQQPTAWIAEGLLGYLPPEAQDRLMDNITALSADGSRLAVEAIPNKPERDTEKAREMMRRSTAKWREHGFELDWDELGFEGERNDYAAYVENLGWRSVGTPMSQLLAEFGLQAVPQSHDSVSMADTVYYRSVLSK; translated from the coding sequence GTGCCGCGCACAGATAACGACACCTGGGACCTAGCCACCAGCGTGGGCGCCACGGCGACCATGGTGGCCGCTGCCCGTGCCATCGCGACCAACGCCCCCAACCCGGTGATCAACGACCAATTCGCCGAACCGCTGGTCCGCGCCGTCGGCGTGGACTTCTTCACTCGGTGGGTCAGCGGTGACCTTCTCGCAAAAGACGTCGACGACGACGAGTCGAGCTGGAAGCTCGAACACATGCCGGACGCGATGGCCGCCCGAACCCGATTCTTTGATGCGTTCTTCCAGGACGCGGCCGAGGCCGGAATCCGCCAGGCCGTAATCCTGGCTTCGGGCCTCGATTCCCGCGCTTACCGGTTGGCGTGGCCGGCGGGCATGAAGGTGTTCGAGATCGATCAGCCCGAGGTCATCGCGTTCAAGGCCGCCACCCTGCAGGGTCTCGGCGCCGCCCCCACCGCCGATCTGCGCACGGTCGCCATCGACCTGCGCCAGGACTGGCCCACCGCGCTCGTCGAGGCCGGCCTGGACCGCCAGCAGCCCACCGCCTGGATCGCCGAAGGACTCCTTGGCTACCTGCCGCCGGAAGCCCAAGACCGCCTGATGGACAACATCACCGCGCTGAGCGCCGACGGCAGCCGGCTGGCTGTCGAGGCCATCCCCAACAAGCCGGAGCGCGACACCGAAAAGGCCCGGGAAATGATGCGCCGCTCCACCGCCAAATGGCGTGAGCACGGTTTTGAGCTGGACTGGGACGAACTCGGCTTCGAGGGCGAGCGCAACGATTACGCCGCCTACGTGGAGAACCTGGGTTGGCGCTCGGTCGGTACCCCGATGAGCCAGTTGCTGGCCGAGTTCGGCCTGCAGGCCGTCCCGCAAAGCCACGACTCGGTTTCCATGGCGGACACCGTCTACTACAGATCGGTCCTGAGTAAGTGA
- a CDS encoding glutamine synthetase III family protein has product MSGNAVRLQAINNVEAYVPPAITFDPDEPPGEIFGANVFTKAEMQARLPKAVYKSIVATIEKGARLDPAVADTVAVAMKDWALEKGATHYAHVFYPMTGLTAEKHDSFLEPISDGQTLAEFAGKTLIQGEPDASSFPSGGLRSTFEARGYTGWDVTSPAYILENPNGNTLCIPTVFVSMTGEALDYKTPLLRSQQAMGTHAERILKLFGHQDLEKVVSFCGPEQEYFLVDRHFFLARPDLINAGRTVFGAKPPKGQEFDDHYFGAVPERVLGFMMDTERELFKLGIPAKTRHNEVAPGQFEVAPMFERANLASDHQQLLMTVFKTVAKKHGMECLFHEKPFAGVNGSGKHVNFSVGNSELGSLLVPGDTPHENAQFLVFCAAVIRAVHKFAGLLRVSVASATNDHRLGANEAPPAIISIFLGEQLADVFEQIAKGEATSSKGKGTMIIGVDTLPHLPTDPGDRNRTSPFAFTGNRFEFRAPGANQTVAVPMIILNTIMADSFDYMATVLEEAVAAGEDFDKAVQKLLTEVITEHGAVVFNGDGYSENWQIEAAARGLPNLKTTLDAIPELIKPEAIELFEKYGVFNERELQSRYEVRLEQYALTIGVEAKLALEIGTTVILPAAIRYQTELAQNIATLKAAGVEASTAALEAVSAPLADLTAALTTLKSALSDHSAESAYDEARHARDALLPAMDAVRAAADTLETVVADDLWPLPTYQEMLYIL; this is encoded by the coding sequence TTGAGCGGAAACGCCGTCCGCCTGCAGGCGATCAACAACGTCGAGGCATACGTTCCCCCGGCCATCACTTTCGACCCTGACGAGCCTCCAGGCGAGATCTTCGGTGCCAACGTCTTCACCAAAGCGGAGATGCAGGCTCGGCTGCCCAAGGCCGTGTACAAATCCATCGTCGCGACGATCGAAAAGGGTGCCAGGCTTGACCCTGCGGTCGCCGACACCGTCGCCGTGGCGATGAAGGACTGGGCGCTGGAGAAGGGCGCCACCCACTACGCGCACGTGTTCTACCCGATGACCGGGCTGACCGCCGAGAAGCACGACAGCTTCTTGGAACCCATCTCCGACGGTCAGACCCTTGCCGAGTTCGCCGGCAAGACCCTCATCCAAGGCGAGCCCGACGCCTCCAGCTTCCCGTCGGGTGGGCTGCGCAGCACCTTCGAGGCGCGCGGCTACACCGGTTGGGATGTCACGAGTCCCGCCTACATCCTGGAGAACCCGAACGGCAACACCCTGTGCATCCCCACAGTGTTCGTCTCCATGACCGGTGAGGCGCTGGACTACAAGACACCGCTGCTGCGCAGTCAGCAGGCGATGGGGACACATGCCGAACGCATCCTGAAGTTGTTCGGGCACCAGGACCTAGAGAAGGTGGTGTCGTTCTGCGGGCCCGAGCAGGAGTACTTCCTGGTCGACAGGCACTTTTTCCTGGCCCGACCCGACCTGATCAACGCCGGCCGCACGGTGTTCGGTGCCAAGCCGCCCAAAGGTCAGGAGTTCGACGACCACTACTTCGGTGCGGTGCCTGAGCGGGTCCTGGGCTTCATGATGGACACCGAACGGGAGCTGTTCAAGCTTGGCATCCCCGCCAAGACCCGGCACAACGAAGTGGCCCCAGGCCAATTCGAGGTCGCGCCGATGTTCGAGCGGGCCAACCTCGCCTCCGACCACCAACAGCTGTTGATGACGGTGTTCAAGACGGTCGCCAAGAAACACGGCATGGAATGCCTGTTCCACGAAAAGCCGTTCGCCGGTGTCAACGGGTCGGGTAAGCACGTCAACTTCTCGGTGGGCAACTCCGAGCTCGGCTCGTTGCTGGTGCCCGGCGACACCCCGCACGAGAACGCCCAGTTCCTGGTGTTCTGCGCCGCGGTGATTCGTGCGGTGCACAAGTTCGCCGGGCTGCTGAGGGTTTCGGTTGCCTCGGCCACCAATGACCACCGCCTGGGTGCCAACGAGGCGCCCCCCGCGATCATCTCGATCTTCCTCGGCGAGCAGCTCGCCGATGTCTTCGAGCAGATCGCCAAGGGCGAGGCGACCTCGTCAAAGGGCAAGGGCACCATGATCATTGGTGTCGACACGCTGCCACACCTGCCCACCGACCCGGGCGACCGCAACCGGACCAGCCCATTTGCGTTCACCGGCAACCGTTTCGAGTTCCGCGCACCCGGTGCCAACCAAACGGTTGCGGTCCCGATGATCATCCTCAACACGATCATGGCCGACTCGTTCGACTACATGGCCACGGTCTTGGAGGAGGCCGTCGCGGCGGGTGAGGACTTCGACAAGGCAGTGCAGAAGCTGCTCACCGAGGTCATCACCGAACACGGCGCGGTGGTGTTCAACGGGGACGGCTATTCGGAGAATTGGCAGATTGAGGCCGCCGCGCGTGGTTTGCCGAACCTCAAGACCACGCTGGACGCCATCCCCGAGCTGATCAAGCCGGAAGCGATCGAACTCTTCGAGAAGTACGGCGTGTTCAACGAACGTGAGCTGCAAAGCCGCTACGAAGTCCGGTTGGAGCAGTATGCGTTGACCATCGGGGTCGAGGCGAAGCTGGCTTTGGAGATCGGGACGACGGTCATCCTGCCCGCGGCAATTCGCTACCAGACCGAACTCGCGCAGAACATCGCGACGTTGAAGGCCGCCGGTGTGGAGGCGAGCACTGCTGCGCTGGAAGCGGTTTCGGCTCCGCTGGCCGATCTCACCGCGGCGCTGACGACGCTGAAGTCGGCATTGTCGGACCACTCCGCGGAGTCGGCGTATGACGAGGCCAGACACGCCCGCGATGCGCTGCTCCCCGCGATGGATGCGGTGCGCGCCGCCGCTGACACGCTGGAAACCGTTGTGGCCGACGACTTGTGGCCGCTGCCCACCTACCAGGAGATGTTGTACATCCTGTGA